The proteins below come from a single Lates calcarifer isolate ASB-BC8 linkage group LG11, TLL_Latcal_v3, whole genome shotgun sequence genomic window:
- the antkmt gene encoding adenine nucleotide translocase lysine N-methyltransferase codes for MDDNTPDEVFAELKSGHLGGWGVAQIAAGTGLAVYAMWVGILQPGFRKVPLRLQVPYIPASKAQVDNVMTLLRGRKGGLVDLGSGDGRIVLEAHRQGFTPAVGYELNPWLVRLSHFHAWRAGHRGKVSYRREDLWKVDLTECKNVTVFLAPSVLSLLQEKLQAELPDDALIVAGRFPFPDWKPCRIEGQGVERAWAYNMQAQRQHTLRKNDKLTVMDSNPDNELTKEK; via the exons ATGGATGATAACACACCAGATGAGGTCTTTGCCGAGCTCAAGTCAGGGCACCTCGGAGGATGGGGTGTTGCTCAGATAGCTGCTGGCACTGGGCTTGCTGTATATGCTATGTGGGTGGGAATCCTCCAACCAGGTTTCCGAAAAGTCCCTTTGAGACTGCAG GTCCCCTACATACCAGCCAGCAAAGCTCAAGTAGATAATGTCATGACACTGCTGAGAGGTCGAAAGGGAGGCCTTGTGGATTTGGGATCTGGTGATGGCCGCATT GTCTTGGAAGCCCATCGGCAGGGCTTCACTCCTGCTGTTGGTTATGAGCTCAACCCGTGGCTTGTTCGCCTCTCCCACTTTCATGCATGGAGAGCAGGCCATCGTGGAAAAGTGTCGTACCGTCGGGAAGATCTCTGGAAG GTCGACTTGACAGAATGCAAGaatgtcacagtgtttttgGCTCCTAGCGTG CTTTCATTGCTGCAGGAGAAGCTGCAAGCTGAGCTTCCTGATGATGCCTTAATTGTGGCAGGACGTTTTCCCTTTCCTGACTGGAAACCCTGCAGGATTGAGGGCCAGGGTGTGGAGAGAGCCTGGGCATATAACATGCAAGCACAAAGACAGCACACTTTAAGGAAAAATGACAAGCTCACAGTCATGGATAGCAACCCTGACAATGAACTGACCAAGGAGAAATGA